The following coding sequences lie in one Mus musculus strain C57BL/6J chromosome 11, GRCm38.p6 C57BL/6J genomic window:
- the Gm11541 gene encoding uncharacterized protein LOC432589, with the protein MKTRGRCPLVDSFEEVTLKEWSHVGKKQRLNPPPLRAIHPHFYRKEAVEGTTRDEGYKKQLELYFTRQTLQMQFVVLLSSVRADISCSCLGRETKKGDVYSLKYIHGA; encoded by the exons ATGAAGACGCGTGGCAGATGCCCCCTGGTGGACTCATTTGAAGAAGTTACACTGAAAGAATGGAGCCATGTTGGGAAGAAACAGAGGCTAAACCCTCCCCCACTGCGTGCCATCCATCCCCACTTCTACAGAAAGGAAGCTGTAGAAGGAACCACGCGG GATGAAGGATATAAAAAGCAACTTGAACTCTACTTCACTCGTCAGACTCTCCAGATGCAATTCGTGGTCTTACTATCCTCAGTGCGTGCTGATATTTCCTGTTCTTGCCTAGGCCGTGAAACCAAGAAAGGCGATGTCTACAGTTTGAAATACATACATGGGGCCTAG